Proteins encoded together in one Streptomyces sp. B1I3 window:
- the cydD gene encoding thiol reductant ABC exporter subunit CydD, which translates to MKPIDPRLLRYARATRFFLAAVVALGLVGAALVIAQAMLLAEVVVGGFEDGLTVAGLRTPLMLLAAVAAGRALVAWLTELASYRASAAVKSELRGRLIERAAALGPDWLSTQRTGSVVALATRGVDALDDYFSRYLPQLGLAVVVPVAVLARIVTEDWVSAAIIVVTLPLIPLFMILIGWATQSRMDRQWQLLSRLSGHFLDVVAGLPTLKVFGRAKAQAESIRTITSQYRRATLKTLRIAFLSSFALELLATLSVALVAVTIGMRLVHGELDLYTGLVVLILAPEAYLPIRQVGAQYHAAAEGLSAAEEIFAVLETEPRAAGTEEVPSSLRLELEGVTVRHRGRLAPSLDTASLVVEPGETVALVGPSGIGKSTLLDVVLGFAVPDEGQVRVGGTDLGDLSPERWREQIAWVPQRPHLFAGTIAENVRLARPEADDDAVATALRQAGAHDFVAALPDGTGTELGEDGAGLSAGQRQRLALARAFLADRPLLLLDEPTAGLDGETEAGIVDAVRRLAAGRTVLLVVHRPALLAVADRVVSLEPREAGGRPAQVPVPAVIDPEPRSAPGTQAPGEPTDAGEYGAPADAPSGAGRRVFARARKAAGARHGKLVLALLLGSLAVGSSVGLMAVSGWLISRASEQPPVLYLMVAVTATRAFGMGRAVFRYAERLVSHDAVLRMLAELRVAVYRGLERIAPAGLRTTRRGDLLSRLVSDVDALQDYWLRWLLPVGTAFLVGAGAVGFTGWLLPQAGLVLAAGLLLAGVGAPLVTGACARHAERRLSPARAALAVRVADLLGGTAELTVAGALPARKERVRAADAVLTRIASRAATATALGGGLSALICGLTVVGAAVVALPAVYDGRLAGVELAVVVLTPLAAFEAVTGLPLAVQYRQRVRRSAERVYEVLDAPVPVQEPATPAEAPDAPFPLVVRGLSARYDGAERDALHSVDLTLLPGRRVAVVGPSGSGKTTLAQVLLRFLDAREGSYHLGGVEAAELDGDAVRGLVGLCAQDAHVFDSSIRENLRLARVGATDEELWDALAGARLRDWTQSLPDGLDTLVGEHGARLSGGQRQRLALARALLADFPVLVLDEPAEHLDLATADALTADLLDATRGRTTVLITHRLAGLDAVDEVLVLDGGGVVQRGAYAALAAQEGPLRRMLDRERERVGTGRSGAGAGCGPEVVREQSAAAGSAPRSVAVRS; encoded by the coding sequence GTGAAACCGATCGACCCGCGCCTGCTCCGGTATGCGCGTGCCACCCGTTTCTTCCTGGCGGCCGTGGTGGCCCTCGGCCTGGTCGGCGCGGCCCTGGTGATCGCTCAGGCCATGCTCCTCGCGGAGGTGGTGGTCGGCGGATTCGAGGACGGGCTGACCGTCGCCGGGCTTCGCACACCGCTGATGCTGCTGGCAGCGGTGGCAGCGGGACGGGCCCTTGTGGCCTGGCTGACCGAACTCGCCTCGTACCGGGCGAGTGCGGCGGTCAAGTCCGAACTGCGCGGCCGGCTCATCGAGCGGGCTGCCGCTCTCGGTCCCGACTGGCTGAGCACCCAGCGCACCGGGTCGGTGGTGGCTCTGGCCACTCGGGGTGTCGACGCTCTCGACGACTACTTCTCCCGCTACCTTCCCCAGCTCGGGCTCGCGGTCGTCGTGCCGGTGGCCGTCCTGGCCAGAATCGTCACCGAGGACTGGGTGTCGGCAGCGATCATCGTGGTGACGCTGCCACTGATCCCGCTCTTCATGATCCTCATCGGCTGGGCCACCCAGTCCCGCATGGATCGTCAGTGGCAACTCCTGTCGCGGTTGTCCGGGCACTTCCTCGACGTGGTCGCCGGGCTCCCGACCCTGAAGGTGTTCGGGCGGGCCAAGGCGCAGGCCGAGTCCATCCGCACCATCACCTCGCAGTACCGCAGGGCCACGCTGAAGACCCTTCGTATCGCGTTCCTCTCGTCCTTCGCCCTGGAACTGCTCGCCACCCTCTCCGTCGCGCTGGTCGCCGTCACGATCGGCATGCGGCTCGTCCACGGTGAACTCGACCTGTACACGGGACTGGTGGTCCTGATTCTGGCGCCTGAGGCCTACCTGCCGATCCGTCAGGTCGGGGCGCAGTACCACGCGGCAGCGGAAGGACTCTCGGCTGCCGAGGAGATCTTCGCCGTACTGGAGACAGAGCCCAGGGCTGCCGGTACCGAGGAAGTACCGTCATCGCTGCGACTGGAGCTGGAGGGCGTGACGGTCAGGCACCGGGGCCGCCTCGCTCCGTCGCTGGACACGGCCTCCCTCGTGGTGGAGCCGGGTGAGACGGTCGCCCTGGTGGGGCCCAGCGGTATCGGCAAGTCCACACTGCTGGACGTGGTCCTGGGCTTCGCGGTGCCGGACGAGGGGCAGGTACGGGTCGGTGGGACGGACCTGGGCGACCTCTCCCCCGAACGTTGGCGCGAGCAGATCGCCTGGGTGCCGCAGCGGCCCCATCTCTTCGCGGGAACGATCGCGGAGAACGTACGGCTGGCCCGCCCCGAGGCGGACGACGACGCGGTCGCGACGGCACTCCGGCAGGCAGGCGCGCACGACTTCGTGGCCGCCCTGCCGGATGGAACAGGAACGGAGCTGGGCGAGGACGGCGCCGGGCTTTCCGCAGGCCAGCGGCAACGGCTGGCCCTGGCCCGGGCCTTCCTCGCCGACCGGCCGCTGCTGCTGCTCGACGAACCGACGGCGGGTCTGGACGGCGAGACGGAGGCCGGCATCGTCGACGCCGTACGGCGGCTGGCGGCTGGGCGCACCGTCCTGCTGGTCGTTCACCGGCCGGCTCTGCTGGCGGTCGCTGACCGGGTGGTGTCGCTGGAGCCCCGGGAAGCCGGGGGCCGGCCGGCGCAGGTGCCCGTGCCCGCGGTGATCGATCCTGAACCCAGGAGCGCTCCGGGTACGCAGGCCCCGGGCGAGCCGACGGACGCGGGGGAGTACGGGGCACCGGCGGACGCGCCCTCGGGTGCGGGCCGACGGGTGTTCGCACGGGCGCGGAAGGCCGCCGGGGCCCGGCACGGGAAGCTGGTCCTGGCACTGCTGCTGGGCAGCCTGGCCGTGGGGTCGTCCGTCGGTCTCATGGCGGTCTCCGGCTGGCTGATCTCCCGTGCCTCCGAGCAGCCCCCGGTGCTGTACCTGATGGTGGCCGTCACCGCGACGCGCGCCTTCGGAATGGGCCGGGCGGTGTTCCGTTACGCCGAGCGTCTCGTGTCCCACGACGCGGTGCTCAGGATGCTCGCCGAGCTCAGGGTGGCCGTGTACCGCGGGCTCGAGCGCATCGCGCCCGCCGGCCTGCGGACGACGCGGCGCGGAGACCTGCTGTCCCGGCTCGTCTCCGACGTGGACGCGCTGCAGGACTACTGGCTGCGCTGGCTGCTGCCCGTGGGTACCGCGTTCCTGGTCGGGGCGGGAGCCGTGGGGTTCACCGGCTGGCTGCTCCCCCAGGCAGGTCTGGTCCTTGCCGCCGGGCTGCTCCTCGCGGGTGTGGGGGCGCCTCTGGTGACCGGCGCCTGCGCCCGGCACGCGGAGCGCCGGCTGTCGCCCGCACGGGCCGCGCTGGCGGTGCGGGTCGCCGACCTGCTCGGCGGAACGGCCGAGCTGACCGTCGCGGGCGCGCTGCCCGCACGCAAGGAGCGGGTACGCGCGGCCGACGCGGTGCTGACCCGGATCGCCTCGCGTGCCGCCACCGCGACCGCCCTCGGCGGCGGGCTCTCCGCGCTGATCTGCGGGCTCACCGTGGTGGGCGCGGCGGTCGTCGCCCTGCCTGCGGTGTACGACGGGCGGCTGGCGGGTGTGGAGCTCGCCGTCGTGGTCCTCACTCCGCTCGCGGCCTTCGAAGCCGTGACGGGTCTGCCGCTCGCGGTCCAGTACCGCCAGCGGGTCAGGCGCAGCGCGGAGCGGGTTTATGAGGTCCTGGACGCTCCCGTACCGGTGCAGGAGCCCGCCACACCGGCCGAGGCTCCCGACGCGCCGTTCCCACTCGTCGTACGGGGGCTGTCGGCCCGGTACGACGGTGCGGAGCGTGACGCCCTCCACTCCGTCGATCTGACTCTGCTCCCGGGCCGGCGGGTGGCTGTCGTCGGTCCGTCCGGTTCGGGGAAGACGACGCTTGCGCAGGTCCTGCTCCGCTTCCTGGACGCCCGGGAGGGGAGCTACCACCTCGGGGGTGTCGAGGCGGCGGAGCTGGACGGGGACGCGGTGCGCGGGCTCGTCGGGCTGTGTGCCCAGGACGCCCACGTCTTCGACAGCTCCATCCGCGAGAACCTGCGGCTCGCCCGCGTCGGGGCGACGGACGAGGAGCTGTGGGACGCCCTCGCCGGGGCCAGGCTGCGGGACTGGACGCAGTCGCTGCCGGACGGGCTCGACACCCTGGTGGGCGAACACGGTGCCCGGCTCTCCGGAGGCCAGCGGCAGCGGCTCGCGCTGGCCCGCGCGCTCCTGGCCGACTTCCCCGTGCTCGTGCTGGACGAGCCCGCGGAGCACCTCGACCTGGCGACGGCCGACGCCCTGACCGCGGACCTGCTGGACGCCACCAGGGGGCGTACCACCGTACTGATCACGCACCGGCTGGCCGGACTGGATGCTGTGGACGAGGTCCTGGTGCTGGACGGGGGCGGAGTGGTGCAGCGGGGGGCCTACGCCGCTCTGGCAGCCCAGGAAGGCCCGCTGCGGCGCATGCTGGACCGCGAACGGGAACGCGTCGGCACCGGACGGAGCGGGGCCGGAGCGGGGTGCGGCCCGGAGGTGGTGCGGGAACAGAGTGCTGCCGCGGGGAGCGCGCCGCGATCGGTGGCGGTGCGGTCGTGA
- the cydB gene encoding cytochrome d ubiquinol oxidase subunit II: MELHDVWFVLIAVLWIGYFFLEGFDFGIGVLTKLLARDRKERRVLINTIGPVWDGNEVWLLSAGGATFAAFPEWYATLFSGFYLPLLLILFCLIVRGVAFEYRAKRPEERWQTNWEHAIFWTSLIPAVLWGVAFGNIVRGVKIDADMEYVGNVGDLLNPYALLGGLVTLFLFTFHGAVFAALKTVGDIRERARKLALKTGPVAAVLALAFLIRTQADNGDGLSLLALVVAAVSLAAAIGAIALGREGWSFALSGVTIAASVAMLFLTLFPNVMPSSLNDAWNLTVTNASSSPYTLKIMTWCAGIATPVVLLYQGWTYWVFRKRIGTQHIADAHSTH, from the coding sequence ATGGAACTCCACGACGTCTGGTTCGTGCTCATCGCCGTCCTGTGGATTGGCTACTTCTTTCTGGAGGGATTCGACTTCGGCATCGGCGTCCTCACCAAGCTGCTGGCGCGTGACCGCAAGGAGCGGCGGGTCCTGATCAACACGATCGGGCCCGTCTGGGACGGGAACGAAGTGTGGCTGCTCAGCGCCGGCGGTGCGACCTTCGCGGCCTTCCCGGAGTGGTACGCCACGCTCTTCTCCGGCTTCTACCTGCCGCTGCTGCTCATCCTCTTCTGCCTGATCGTGCGCGGTGTGGCCTTCGAGTACCGCGCCAAGCGGCCCGAGGAGCGCTGGCAGACCAACTGGGAACACGCGATCTTCTGGACCTCGCTCATCCCTGCCGTGCTCTGGGGGGTGGCCTTCGGCAATATCGTCCGCGGCGTGAAGATAGACGCGGACATGGAGTACGTCGGCAACGTGGGGGACCTGCTCAACCCGTACGCCCTCCTGGGCGGTCTGGTCACGCTGTTCCTGTTCACCTTCCACGGCGCGGTCTTCGCCGCGCTCAAGACCGTCGGGGACATCCGGGAGCGGGCGCGCAAGCTGGCGCTGAAGACCGGTCCCGTCGCGGCCGTGCTCGCCCTGGCCTTCCTCATCCGGACCCAGGCCGACAACGGCGACGGCTTGAGCCTGCTGGCACTGGTCGTCGCCGCGGTGTCGCTGGCGGCAGCGATCGGTGCCATCGCACTGGGTCGCGAGGGCTGGTCGTTCGCGCTGTCCGGGGTGACCATCGCGGCGTCGGTCGCGATGCTCTTCCTCACACTCTTCCCGAACGTGATGCCGTCCTCGCTGAACGACGCCTGGAATCTCACGGTCACCAATGCGTCGTCCAGTCCCTACACCCTCAAGATCATGACGTGGTGCGCGGGCATCGCCACCCCGGTGGTCCTGCTCTACCAGGGATGGACCTACTGGGTGTTCCGCAAGCGCATCGGTACGCAGCACATAGCCGACGCGCACTCCACCCACTGA
- a CDS encoding cytochrome ubiquinol oxidase subunit I, translated as MNLALAPETLARWQFGITTVYHFLFVPLTISLAALTAGLQTAWVRTDNEKYLRATKFWGKLFLINIAMGVVTGIVQEFQFGMNWSDYSRFVGDVFGAPLAFEALIAFFFESTFIGLWIFGWDKLPKKIHLACIWMVSIGTVLSTFFILAANSWMQHPVGYRINEKRGRAELTDFWHVLTQNTALAQFFHTITAAFLVGGAFMVGIAAFHLARRKHIRVMRTSLRLGLVTVVVAGMLTAVSGDVLGKVMFKQQPMKMAAAEALWEGEDGAPFSLFAVGDVAEGHNTVEISIPGVLSFLADDTFTSYIPGINDINKAEQEKYGPGDYRPNIPVAFWSFRWMIGFGMASFTLGMLGLWLTRKRFMLPPALRTGEDEVPHLVLFRNSALSPKLTRLYWITALWTMLFPLIANSWGWIFTETGRQPWVVYGVFQTRDAVSPGVSQGEVITSLIVFTALYAVLAVIEVRLLLKYVKAGPPELTEADLNPPTRIGGHDQDADRPMAFSY; from the coding sequence GTGAACCTAGCTCTGGCACCAGAGACCCTGGCGCGATGGCAGTTCGGCATCACCACCGTCTACCACTTCCTGTTCGTCCCACTGACGATTTCCCTCGCAGCGCTCACCGCGGGGCTGCAGACCGCCTGGGTGCGCACGGACAACGAGAAGTACCTCAGGGCCACGAAGTTCTGGGGCAAGCTGTTCCTGATCAACATCGCCATGGGCGTGGTCACCGGCATCGTGCAGGAGTTCCAGTTCGGCATGAACTGGTCCGACTACTCGCGGTTCGTCGGTGACGTCTTCGGTGCCCCGCTCGCTTTCGAGGCGCTGATCGCGTTCTTCTTCGAGTCCACCTTCATCGGGCTGTGGATCTTCGGCTGGGACAAGCTGCCGAAGAAGATCCACCTCGCCTGCATATGGATGGTCTCCATCGGCACCGTCCTGTCGACGTTCTTCATCCTGGCGGCCAACTCCTGGATGCAGCACCCGGTCGGGTACCGCATCAACGAGAAGCGCGGCCGTGCCGAGCTCACGGACTTCTGGCACGTGCTCACCCAGAACACGGCGCTCGCCCAGTTCTTCCACACGATCACGGCGGCCTTCCTCGTCGGCGGCGCCTTCATGGTGGGCATCGCCGCCTTCCACCTGGCGCGCAGGAAGCACATCCGGGTGATGCGGACCTCGCTCCGGCTCGGGCTGGTCACCGTGGTGGTCGCCGGAATGCTCACCGCCGTCAGCGGCGACGTGCTCGGCAAGGTGATGTTCAAGCAGCAGCCCATGAAGATGGCAGCGGCCGAGGCCCTGTGGGAGGGCGAGGACGGAGCGCCCTTCTCCCTCTTCGCGGTAGGAGACGTCGCCGAGGGACACAACACCGTGGAGATCTCGATCCCCGGAGTGCTGTCCTTCCTCGCGGACGACACCTTCACCTCGTACATCCCCGGCATCAACGACATCAACAAGGCCGAGCAGGAGAAGTACGGCCCGGGCGACTACCGGCCCAACATCCCGGTGGCCTTCTGGAGCTTCCGCTGGATGATCGGCTTCGGAATGGCGTCCTTCACGCTCGGCATGCTGGGTCTGTGGCTGACGCGCAAGAGGTTCATGCTGCCGCCGGCGTTGCGTACCGGTGAGGACGAAGTGCCGCATCTGGTGCTCTTCAGGAACTCGGCGCTGAGCCCGAAGCTCACCAGGCTCTACTGGATCACCGCCCTCTGGACCATGCTCTTCCCTCTGATCGCCAACTCGTGGGGCTGGATCTTCACCGAGACGGGCCGCCAGCCCTGGGTGGTCTACGGGGTGTTCCAGACCCGGGACGCGGTCTCCCCCGGCGTATCACAGGGCGAGGTCATCACCTCGTTGATCGTCTTCACCGCTCTGTACGCGGTGCTGGCAGTGATCGAGGTGAGGCTGCTCCTGAAGTACGTCAAGGCCGGACCGCCCGAGCTCACCGAGGCCGACCTGAACCCACCCACCAGGATCGGCGGCCATGACCAGGACGCCGACCGGCCGATGGCCTTCTCCTACTGA
- the hisC gene encoding histidinol-phosphate transaminase, with amino-acid sequence MSETSPKLRAELDGVPVYVPGKPAAAADGPVAFKLSSNENPYPPLPGVMESALAAAAHFNRYPDTACTGLVNELSDRFGVPVSHLATGTGSVGVAQQLLQATSGPGDEVIYAWRSFEAYPIITQVSGATSVKVPLTDGDVHDLDAMAEAITGRTRLIFVCNPNNPTGTAVRRAELERFLDRVPGDVLVVLDEAYKEFVRDPEVPDGIELYRDRPNVAVLRTFSKAYGLAGLRVGFAVAHEPVAEALRKTAVPFGVSQVAQDAAVASLRQEDELLGRVGSLVCERIRVHEGLVGQGWTVPDSQANFVWLRLGDRTSDFAAVCERAGVVIRPFAGEGVRVTIGETEANDVFLQVAASYREGL; translated from the coding sequence GTGAGCGAGACGAGCCCCAAGTTGCGCGCCGAGCTGGACGGCGTCCCTGTGTACGTACCGGGGAAGCCGGCGGCGGCAGCGGACGGACCGGTTGCCTTCAAGCTGTCCTCCAACGAGAACCCGTATCCCCCGTTGCCGGGCGTGATGGAATCGGCGCTCGCCGCGGCCGCGCATTTCAACAGGTATCCGGACACGGCCTGCACCGGCCTGGTGAACGAGCTGTCCGACCGATTCGGTGTGCCGGTCTCCCACCTGGCCACCGGCACCGGCTCGGTCGGGGTCGCTCAGCAGTTGCTCCAGGCGACGTCGGGCCCTGGTGACGAGGTCATCTACGCCTGGCGCTCCTTCGAGGCCTACCCGATCATCACCCAGGTCAGCGGTGCCACGTCGGTCAAGGTGCCCCTGACCGACGGAGACGTGCACGACCTCGACGCCATGGCCGAGGCGATCACCGGCCGCACGCGGCTGATCTTCGTCTGCAACCCGAACAACCCGACCGGGACGGCGGTGCGCAGGGCGGAGCTGGAACGGTTCCTGGACCGGGTGCCGGGAGACGTGCTGGTGGTGCTCGACGAGGCGTACAAGGAATTCGTCCGGGACCCCGAGGTGCCGGACGGCATCGAGCTCTACCGGGACCGGCCCAACGTGGCGGTGCTCCGGACCTTCTCCAAGGCGTACGGGCTGGCCGGCCTGCGGGTCGGCTTCGCGGTGGCGCACGAACCGGTGGCGGAGGCGCTGCGCAAGACGGCAGTGCCCTTCGGTGTCAGCCAGGTCGCCCAGGACGCCGCGGTCGCCTCGCTGCGCCAGGAGGACGAGCTGCTGGGGCGGGTCGGCTCGCTGGTCTGTGAACGCATCCGTGTCCACGAGGGGCTGGTAGGGCAGGGCTGGACCGTCCCCGACTCCCAGGCCAACTTCGTCTGGCTGCGGCTCGGGGACCGCACGTCGGACTTCGCCGCGGTGTGTGAGCGGGCAGGCGTGGTGATCCGGCCGTTCGCGGGCGAGGGTGTGCGGGTCACGATCGGGGAGACCGAGGCGAACGACGTGTTCCTCCAGGTGGCGGCGTCGTACCGGGAGGGGCTGTAG
- a CDS encoding LacI family DNA-binding transcriptional regulator, whose protein sequence is MTAAGKHQVSRAQTPRRNGRPGRAGIRDVAAAAGVSITTVSDALNGKGRLPDATRRHVREVAERLGYRPSAAARTLRTGRSGLIGLTVTTYGDEPFTFTEFAYFAEMARAATSAALARGYALVILPATSRHDVWSNVALDGTVVIDPSDQDPVVTELVRQGLPVVSDGRPAGTLPVTAWVDNDHRAAVLDLLDHLAAAGARRIGLLTGTTTDTYTRLSTTAYLHWCERVGQDPVYESYPAHDPCAGAVAADRLLARPDRPDAVYGLFDPNGTDLLAAARRYGLRVPEDLLLVCCSESTVYAATEPPITTLSLKPRRIGTAVVQLLIDAIEGVEHDGPLEQVIPTELIVRTSSQRRPPRTTVSAPRSPAGD, encoded by the coding sequence ATGACAGCAGCAGGGAAGCACCAGGTGAGCCGGGCACAGACGCCCCGGCGCAATGGTCGGCCGGGACGGGCGGGCATCCGGGATGTGGCCGCCGCAGCCGGGGTCTCCATCACGACCGTCTCCGACGCGCTCAACGGCAAGGGCAGGCTCCCGGACGCCACCCGCCGCCATGTCCGCGAGGTCGCCGAACGGCTGGGCTACCGCCCGTCCGCCGCGGCCCGAACCCTCCGTACCGGCAGGTCAGGGCTCATCGGCCTGACCGTGACCACGTACGGGGATGAACCTTTCACCTTCACCGAGTTCGCGTACTTCGCGGAGATGGCGAGAGCCGCCACCTCGGCGGCGCTCGCCCGCGGCTACGCCCTCGTCATCCTGCCCGCGACGTCGCGGCACGACGTCTGGTCCAACGTCGCCCTCGACGGGACCGTGGTCATCGACCCCTCGGATCAGGACCCGGTGGTCACCGAGCTCGTACGCCAGGGACTGCCCGTCGTGTCGGACGGCCGGCCCGCCGGGACGCTGCCGGTCACGGCCTGGGTCGACAACGATCACCGGGCAGCCGTGCTCGATCTCCTCGACCATCTGGCCGCGGCAGGCGCCCGGCGCATCGGCCTGCTGACCGGCACCACCACCGACACGTACACCCGTCTCTCCACCACCGCCTACCTCCATTGGTGCGAGCGGGTCGGCCAGGACCCTGTGTACGAGTCCTATCCGGCTCATGACCCCTGCGCGGGCGCCGTCGCCGCCGACCGCCTCCTCGCCCGGCCCGACCGCCCCGACGCGGTGTACGGCCTCTTCGACCCCAACGGGACCGATCTGCTCGCCGCAGCCCGCCGCTACGGCTTACGGGTCCCCGAGGACCTGCTCCTGGTCTGCTGCAGCGAGTCCACCGTGTACGCGGCGACCGAACCACCCATCACGACGCTCTCCCTCAAGCCGCGAAGGATCGGCACGGCAGTCGTGCAGCTCCTCATCGACGCCATCGAAGGGGTCGAACACGACGGTCCCCTGGAGCAGGTGATACCGACGGAACTCATCGTCCGGACGTCCTCGCAGCGGCGTCCGCCCCGCACCACGGTCAGCGCTCCTCGCTCGCCCGCCGGGGATTGA
- a CDS encoding metallophosphoesterase → MVEGSMTQGAGQEPVVRTATLRDFRVPPYAQVPMPPPSPHPGNAMAGGELPEGYTPTERDLPVINRGDTLQVQTAAEPVSAADAPRGPLYVVGDVHGYLDELLAALGEQGLVDADGHWAAGNARLWFLGDFTDRGPDGIGVIDLVMRLSAEAAAAGGYCKALMGNHELLLIGAKRFGDTPVNSGAGTATFQAAWLLNGGQKTDMERLQDVHLQWMARLDAVVEEDGHLLMHSDTTAYLDYGSTIEDVNDTVHAILTRHDADECWDLFRKLTRRFAFRDGGGAEAVRELMSTYGGRRVVHGHSPIPYLLGEVGSEDGENSERTVVDGPHVYADGLAIAMDGGVTMAGKLLVVQLPLHD, encoded by the coding sequence GTGGTGGAGGGGTCGATGACTCAGGGGGCCGGTCAGGAACCCGTGGTGCGGACAGCGACGTTGCGTGACTTCCGCGTACCGCCGTATGCGCAGGTGCCGATGCCCCCGCCGTCGCCCCATCCCGGCAATGCCATGGCGGGCGGCGAGCTGCCGGAGGGGTACACCCCCACCGAGCGCGATCTTCCCGTCATCAACCGCGGCGACACACTCCAGGTGCAGACAGCCGCGGAGCCGGTCTCCGCAGCCGACGCGCCACGCGGACCGCTGTACGTCGTCGGTGACGTCCACGGATACCTGGACGAGCTGCTGGCCGCGCTCGGCGAGCAGGGACTCGTCGACGCCGACGGCCACTGGGCCGCGGGCAACGCACGGCTGTGGTTCCTCGGCGACTTCACCGACCGCGGGCCTGACGGGATCGGAGTCATCGACCTGGTCATGCGGCTCTCCGCCGAGGCCGCGGCGGCAGGCGGCTACTGCAAGGCCCTCATGGGCAACCACGAGCTCCTGCTCATCGGCGCCAAGAGGTTCGGTGACACCCCGGTGAACTCGGGCGCCGGAACCGCCACCTTCCAGGCCGCCTGGCTGCTCAACGGCGGACAGAAGACGGACATGGAGCGGCTCCAGGACGTCCACCTGCAGTGGATGGCCCGTCTCGACGCGGTCGTCGAGGAGGACGGCCACCTGCTCATGCACTCCGACACGACGGCCTACCTCGACTACGGATCCACCATCGAGGACGTCAACGACACGGTCCACGCCATTCTGACGCGGCATGACGCCGACGAGTGCTGGGACCTCTTCCGCAAGCTCACCAGGAGGTTCGCCTTCCGGGACGGGGGCGGGGCGGAGGCCGTGCGAGAGCTGATGTCGACGTACGGCGGCCGGCGGGTCGTCCACGGCCACAGCCCGATTCCCTACCTGCTCGGCGAGGTCGGGTCGGAGGACGGCGAGAACAGCGAGCGCACCGTGGTCGACGGTCCGCACGTGTACGCCGACGGGCTGGCCATCGCCATGGACGGCGGAGTCACCATGGCCGGAAAGCTGCTGGTCGTGCAACTACCCCTGCATGACTGA
- a CDS encoding DUF805 domain-containing protein — MNWYLNVLKNYAGFSGRARRKEYWMFVLFNFIVAVVLVAIGAALKTQIPYIIYIVAVLIPMLAVVVRRLHDTGRSGWWFLITFVPLVGGIILLVFMCTEGARGTNEYGADPKLAPQAI; from the coding sequence GTGAACTGGTACCTGAACGTACTCAAGAACTACGCGGGATTCAGCGGGCGTGCGCGCCGCAAGGAGTACTGGATGTTCGTACTCTTCAACTTCATCGTGGCCGTGGTGCTGGTCGCCATCGGCGCGGCCCTCAAGACCCAGATCCCGTACATCATCTACATCGTCGCGGTGCTGATCCCGATGCTCGCCGTGGTCGTCCGCCGTCTGCACGACACCGGCCGGTCCGGCTGGTGGTTCCTGATCACGTTCGTCCCCCTCGTGGGCGGCATCATCCTGCTCGTCTTCATGTGCACCGAGGGTGCCCGTGGGACGAACGAGTACGGCGCCGACCCGAAGCTGGCTCCGCAGGCGATCTGA